In the genome of Mucisphaera calidilacus, one region contains:
- the mnmA gene encoding tRNA 2-thiouridine(34) synthase MnmA — protein sequence MAVGTGKKVVLAMSGGVDSSAAAALLLEDGYEVVGCFMRLGSESPEPEACDTSGSRKQGCCSVNDAADARHVAAILGIPFYVLNFKDDFGRIIDHFVREYHAGRTPNPCVRCNDWLKFGKLHDYARSIDADFVASGHYARIDRSSGGARLRRGLDRRKDQSYVLFGADEHRRAQMLLPIGGLQKDETRRIAEQAGLPVFNKPDSQEICFVPDNDYARLVTQRSEPGEVASGRIVDTEGKDLGEHPGHQHFTIGQRRGLNLALGYPIYVVDKRPESNTVTVGGREHLLASGAVADQITWHESMRPSGFERCDVKIRYNSSAVPARVCFRAEDEIEVRFAEPVEAVTPGQAVVCYREDLVLGGGWIREALPVSA from the coding sequence ATGGCTGTTGGAACCGGAAAAAAGGTTGTGCTGGCGATGTCGGGCGGCGTGGACAGTTCTGCTGCCGCGGCGTTGCTGCTTGAGGACGGTTACGAGGTCGTCGGCTGTTTCATGCGGCTGGGGTCGGAGTCGCCTGAGCCGGAGGCGTGTGACACGTCGGGCTCGCGTAAGCAGGGTTGCTGTTCGGTGAATGACGCGGCGGATGCTCGTCACGTCGCTGCGATTCTGGGTATTCCGTTTTACGTGCTGAATTTCAAGGATGATTTCGGGCGGATCATCGACCACTTTGTGCGTGAGTACCACGCGGGGCGCACGCCGAACCCGTGTGTGCGCTGCAACGACTGGCTCAAGTTCGGCAAGCTCCACGATTATGCCCGTTCGATCGATGCCGACTTTGTGGCCTCGGGGCATTACGCCCGGATCGACCGGTCGAGCGGGGGGGCGAGGTTGCGTCGCGGTCTGGATCGGCGGAAGGACCAGAGCTACGTGCTCTTTGGTGCTGATGAGCATCGTCGGGCGCAGATGCTGCTGCCGATCGGTGGACTGCAGAAGGACGAGACGCGTCGGATCGCGGAGCAGGCTGGGTTGCCGGTGTTCAACAAGCCCGACAGCCAGGAGATCTGTTTTGTGCCGGACAACGACTATGCCCGCCTGGTGACGCAGCGGTCGGAGCCGGGTGAGGTGGCGTCGGGGCGGATCGTCGACACGGAGGGGAAGGATCTAGGCGAGCACCCGGGGCACCAGCACTTCACGATCGGTCAGCGTCGTGGGCTGAACCTGGCGCTGGGGTATCCGATTTATGTCGTGGATAAGCGGCCGGAGTCGAACACGGTGACGGTTGGCGGGCGGGAGCATCTGTTGGCATCGGGGGCCGTGGCGGATCAGATCACCTGGCACGAGTCGATGCGGCCTTCGGGTTTTGAGCGCTGTGACGTGAAGATCCGGTACAACTCGTCGGCTGTGCCGGCCCGCGTTTGTTTCCGGGCGGAGGACGAGATTGAGGTGCGGTTCGCGGAGCCGGTCGAGGCGGTGACGCCTGGGCAGGCGGTGGTGTGTTACCGCGAGGATCTGGTTCTCGGCGGGGGCTGGATCCGTGAGGCGTTGCCGGTCAGCGCATGA
- the flgG gene encoding flagellar basal-body rod protein FlgG: MAVIALHSAATGLTSLSTSLDVIANNLANVNTPGFKSSRVNFEDLIYEHREQPGVENANGDQRPAGLQVGLGVKVSNTQYDFSPGSPIETEQDLDLMIAGAGFFEVEIVTEDGGGVGFTRAGNFNVNADGEMVLGTRDGYRLVPGITIPEGTVSVEVASDGTVYAVDPENDLQEIGQIQLTNFINSAGLKSIGGNIYVETAASGPPVQGTPGEGNLGTIEQGFIENSNVNMVRELVSLIKTQRAFELNSQTIQAADSALEVVGNLRRF; this comes from the coding sequence ATGGCCGTGATTGCCCTCCACTCCGCCGCCACGGGACTCACCAGTCTCTCGACGAGTCTGGACGTCATCGCCAACAACCTGGCGAACGTCAACACGCCCGGCTTCAAGTCTTCGCGTGTGAACTTCGAGGACCTCATCTACGAGCACCGCGAGCAGCCGGGTGTTGAGAACGCCAATGGCGATCAGCGGCCGGCCGGTCTGCAGGTTGGTCTTGGTGTGAAGGTTTCGAACACGCAGTACGACTTCAGCCCCGGGTCGCCGATCGAGACGGAGCAGGATCTCGATCTGATGATCGCGGGCGCGGGGTTTTTTGAGGTTGAGATTGTGACCGAGGACGGCGGCGGCGTCGGCTTCACCCGAGCCGGCAACTTCAACGTCAACGCTGACGGCGAGATGGTCCTGGGGACGCGTGACGGCTACCGGCTGGTGCCTGGCATCACGATCCCCGAGGGAACAGTAAGTGTGGAGGTGGCTTCGGACGGGACGGTGTATGCCGTGGACCCGGAGAACGACTTGCAGGAGATCGGTCAGATCCAGCTGACCAACTTCATCAACTCGGCGGGTCTCAAGTCGATCGGCGGCAACATTTATGTCGAGACGGCGGCTTCGGGTCCGCCGGTGCAGGGCACGCCCGGCGAGGGGAACCTCGGCACGATCGAGCAGGGATTTATCGAGAACTCGAACGTCAACATGGTTCGCGAGCTGGTTTCGCTGATCAAGACCCAGCGTGCTTTCGAACTGAACAGTCAGACCATCCAGGCCGCGGACAGCGCGCTTGAGGTCGTCGGCAATCTCCGCAGGTTCTGA
- a CDS encoding MazG nucleotide pyrophosphohydrolase domain-containing protein: MADDPTLTLADFQDHIRAKYYEQDAARGTPGTFMWFVEEVGELATTLQKVRGEGGTTTGGSTQADLEGEFADVLAWLCTLANINDVDLAKAVQKKYLSEDGGPEGVK; this comes from the coding sequence ATGGCTGATGATCCCACGCTGACGCTCGCCGATTTCCAGGACCACATCCGCGCCAAGTACTACGAGCAGGACGCGGCACGCGGCACGCCCGGAACCTTCATGTGGTTCGTCGAAGAAGTCGGCGAACTGGCCACCACGCTCCAGAAAGTGCGCGGCGAAGGCGGCACCACCACCGGCGGCTCAACCCAGGCCGACCTCGAGGGCGAATTCGCGGACGTCCTCGCATGGCTCTGCACCCTGGCCAACATCAACGACGTCGACCTCGCCAAAGCCGTGCAGAAAAAATACCTCTCCGAAGACGGCGGCCCGGAAGGCGTCAAGTAA
- the dxs gene encoding 1-deoxy-D-xylulose-5-phosphate synthase, which yields MLEAIQTPADLDGLSCEQLDDLAAEMRQAICDQVSKTGGHLAPNLGVVELSIALHRVFDFGHDRLLFDVGHQCYPHKLLTGRYGKLGKLRSRGGMAGFPEPTESDYDLFAVGHAGTAVSTAVGMARGDDLLAGGVGRSDRRTVALVGDASIVNGVALEGLNNAGTLKRQFLVILNDNGMSIAKPQGGMATYFDRIRVSSTFSEIKRAGKKMLDKLPGGSVVEEIYHRGSDMLRTAIASDHLFEHFGFLCIGPIDGHDLPTLIDMLEEVRDIDRPVLLHVKTVKGKGFEFSADDPTKFHSPKPFVVNGCRAELKSSGRSFTSAFADALTDQMKLDDKIVAITAAMPDGTGLSRVARDFPDRVLDTGICESHAMDMAAGMAKAGAKPFFAVYSTFAQRALDQVFQEVSLQNLPVRICMDRAGFVGGDGAVHHGFMDVSMFSALPNLVQLAAIDEPNLRAALGFMARHDASASAIRYPRDNVAELPVQDDPPPFQLGKANLIRAARSTKPDLAILGYGVLAYSALEVAQRLDAEGIDVAVYDARFAKPVDGELIERLIAAGTPILTLEDHATTGGFGHAVLAEAHARSLPTHCVQILGMPQRWIAQDSRPNQLAEVGLDVDAITSAARNYLADCAPCNGRSHVLMDETVPVGKG from the coding sequence ATGCTTGAAGCGATCCAGACCCCGGCAGACCTCGACGGCCTGTCGTGTGAGCAACTCGACGATCTTGCGGCGGAGATGCGGCAGGCTATCTGCGACCAGGTTTCCAAGACCGGCGGCCACCTGGCGCCGAATCTCGGCGTGGTCGAGCTTTCGATAGCGTTGCACCGGGTTTTCGACTTCGGTCACGATCGTCTGCTCTTTGACGTCGGCCATCAGTGCTACCCCCACAAGCTGCTGACCGGGCGGTATGGCAAGCTTGGGAAGCTGCGGTCTCGGGGCGGGATGGCGGGTTTCCCCGAGCCGACGGAATCGGACTACGACCTGTTTGCCGTGGGTCACGCGGGCACGGCGGTCTCGACCGCGGTTGGCATGGCCCGGGGTGACGACCTGCTCGCTGGCGGGGTTGGCCGGTCTGATCGGCGAACGGTTGCGTTGGTGGGTGATGCTTCGATCGTCAACGGCGTCGCGTTGGAGGGTCTGAACAACGCCGGCACGCTCAAGCGGCAGTTCCTGGTCATCCTGAACGACAACGGCATGTCGATCGCCAAGCCGCAGGGGGGCATGGCCACGTATTTCGACCGGATCCGCGTGAGCTCGACCTTTTCCGAGATCAAGCGTGCGGGGAAGAAGATGCTCGACAAGCTGCCGGGCGGCTCGGTGGTGGAGGAGATTTATCACCGCGGCAGCGACATGCTCCGCACCGCGATCGCCTCGGATCACCTTTTTGAGCACTTTGGCTTCCTGTGCATCGGTCCGATCGACGGTCATGACCTGCCGACGCTGATCGACATGCTCGAGGAGGTACGGGACATTGACCGTCCGGTGCTGCTGCACGTGAAGACGGTCAAGGGCAAGGGTTTTGAGTTCTCGGCGGATGATCCCACGAAGTTTCACTCGCCCAAGCCGTTTGTGGTCAATGGCTGCCGGGCTGAATTGAAGTCGTCGGGCCGTTCGTTTACGTCTGCTTTTGCGGATGCCCTGACCGATCAGATGAAGCTCGATGACAAGATCGTGGCGATCACGGCGGCGATGCCTGATGGGACGGGGTTGTCGCGTGTCGCTCGTGATTTCCCGGACCGAGTGCTGGACACCGGTATCTGCGAGTCGCACGCGATGGACATGGCGGCGGGGATGGCCAAGGCGGGTGCGAAGCCTTTCTTCGCGGTCTATTCGACCTTTGCGCAGCGGGCTCTGGATCAGGTGTTTCAGGAGGTTTCGCTGCAGAACCTGCCGGTGCGTATCTGCATGGACCGTGCTGGTTTCGTGGGTGGCGACGGGGCGGTGCACCACGGCTTCATGGATGTCTCGATGTTCAGCGCGTTGCCCAATCTGGTGCAGCTGGCCGCGATCGATGAGCCCAATCTGCGTGCGGCCCTGGGCTTTATGGCCCGCCACGACGCCTCGGCGTCGGCGATCCGTTATCCGCGTGACAACGTGGCCGAGCTTCCGGTGCAGGACGATCCGCCGCCTTTCCAGCTCGGCAAGGCCAATCTCATCCGTGCGGCGCGCTCGACCAAGCCGGATCTGGCGATTCTGGGCTATGGCGTGCTGGCCTACAGTGCGCTCGAGGTTGCTCAGCGTCTTGACGCGGAGGGCATTGATGTTGCTGTGTATGACGCCCGTTTTGCCAAGCCGGTTGACGGCGAACTGATTGAGCGTCTGATTGCTGCCGGGACGCCGATCCTGACGCTCGAGGATCACGCGACGACGGGCGGGTTTGGCCATGCCGTGCTCGCCGAGGCTCACGCCCGGAGTCTCCCGACGCACTGCGTGCAGATTCTGGGCATGCCGCAGCGTTGGATTGCTCAGGACTCGCGACCGAATCAGCTGGCGGAGGTGGGGCTGGATGTTGATGCCATCACCAGCGCCGCGCGCAACTACCTGGCGGATTGTGCGCCCTGCAATGGTCGTTCACACGTCCTGATGGATGAAACGGTCCCCGTCGGCAAGGGTTGA
- a CDS encoding ABC transporter ATP-binding protein: MNRSAPAIEARDVRVTAHGHTILDGVNLSLQRGETAVLLGPNGCGKTTLARVLMGYQPVRSGTLHVLDKTIGATNLHELRQHVRLVSSTTALGGQSGTLNGLETRMRPLAAVLTGIDGSLMLTRNLPSQDEDRAMHLLRVVGLGHRETSAIGTLSTGEQRRLLLARAMIRPPELLLLDEAAAGLDVAGREQMLLTLRLLMAAGDRPTVLMITHHVEEMPPDTDRVFLMNSGRILRSGTPAQVMTPELLTETFGCRVYVRKASGRYTLEVLPEAWLDLLPETDRIGL; encoded by the coding sequence ATGAACCGATCCGCCCCCGCCATCGAAGCCCGTGACGTACGCGTCACCGCGCACGGCCACACGATCCTCGATGGCGTGAACCTGTCGCTCCAGCGAGGCGAAACCGCCGTGCTCCTCGGGCCCAACGGGTGCGGCAAGACCACCCTCGCCCGCGTGCTCATGGGCTACCAGCCGGTACGAAGCGGCACCCTCCACGTCCTCGACAAGACCATCGGCGCGACCAACCTGCACGAACTACGCCAGCACGTCCGCCTCGTCAGCTCAACCACCGCACTCGGCGGGCAGAGCGGCACCCTCAACGGCCTCGAAACACGCATGCGCCCGCTCGCCGCGGTGCTCACCGGCATCGACGGCTCCTTGATGCTCACCCGAAACCTCCCCTCGCAAGACGAAGACCGAGCGATGCACCTGCTGCGCGTCGTCGGCCTCGGCCACCGCGAAACATCAGCCATCGGCACACTCTCAACAGGCGAGCAGCGACGACTGCTCCTGGCTCGGGCGATGATCCGGCCGCCCGAGCTGCTGCTCCTTGACGAGGCCGCCGCCGGACTCGACGTCGCCGGCCGCGAGCAGATGCTGCTGACCCTCCGCCTGCTCATGGCCGCAGGCGATCGCCCCACCGTCCTCATGATCACCCACCACGTCGAAGAAATGCCCCCCGATACCGACCGAGTCTTCTTGATGAACAGCGGTCGCATCCTGCGGTCAGGAACGCCAGCACAAGTCATGACGCCCGAACTCCTCACCGAGACCTTCGGCTGCCGGGTCTACGTCCGCAAGGCCAGCGGCCGCTACACACTCGAAGTGCTCCCCGAGGCATGGCTGGACCTCCTGCCCGAAACCGACCGCATCGGGCTATGA
- a CDS encoding polyprenyl synthetase family protein, translating into MSVDLETLMAPTAKVEQFMAEFLANRPFPINLRDAIGYALLGGGKRLRPLLVILSCEATGGKVDTCLPAAAAIEMVHAFSLVHDDLPAMDDDDLRRGRPTLHRHTSEPMAILAGDALLALAFEVLACRLTDAHVLSTICRELSIAANNMVAGQVYDTLPQFDEGLSDREKLEVIHEHKTGALLRASCRMGAVCGGADAAQLDAITRYADRIGLMFQIVDDLLDVTGCSEEMGKATGKDLDAGKLTYPGVLGVDKSRTEVERLRGEALAALEDFGDRANPLRDLCEYMAVRTS; encoded by the coding sequence GTGTCCGTTGATCTCGAGACACTGATGGCTCCGACCGCGAAGGTCGAGCAGTTTATGGCCGAGTTCCTGGCGAACCGGCCGTTCCCCATCAATCTGCGTGACGCGATTGGCTACGCCCTGCTGGGCGGCGGCAAGCGTTTGCGTCCGCTGCTGGTGATCCTGAGTTGTGAGGCGACGGGCGGGAAAGTCGATACGTGTCTGCCGGCTGCAGCGGCGATTGAGATGGTGCACGCCTTCAGTCTCGTGCACGATGATCTGCCGGCGATGGACGATGACGACCTGCGGCGTGGCCGGCCTACCCTTCATCGCCACACCTCGGAGCCGATGGCGATTCTGGCGGGTGACGCGTTGCTGGCACTGGCTTTTGAGGTTCTGGCGTGTCGTCTGACGGATGCTCACGTTCTCTCGACGATCTGTCGTGAGTTGTCGATCGCCGCCAACAACATGGTGGCGGGCCAGGTGTATGACACGCTTCCCCAGTTTGACGAGGGGCTGTCCGACCGTGAGAAGCTCGAGGTGATCCACGAGCACAAGACCGGTGCTCTGCTGCGGGCTTCGTGCCGGATGGGTGCTGTTTGTGGCGGTGCCGACGCGGCCCAGCTCGATGCGATCACGCGTTATGCGGATCGGATCGGGTTGATGTTCCAGATCGTCGACGACCTGCTTGACGTCACGGGCTGTTCTGAGGAGATGGGTAAGGCGACCGGCAAGGATCTTGATGCCGGCAAGCTGACCTATCCCGGCGTGCTGGGTGTCGATAAGAGCCGGACGGAGGTCGAGCGGCTTCGTGGCGAGGCGCTCGCGGCTCTCGAGGACTTTGGCGATCGCGCGAACCCGCTGCGGGATCTGTGCGAATACATGGCGGTGCGCACGAGCTAA
- a CDS encoding UDP-N-acetylglucosamine--N-acetylmuramyl-(pentapeptide) pyrophosphoryl-undecaprenol N-acetylglucosamine transferase, translating to MSRSVILAGGGTGGHIYPNVAIAQRLLELDPDLFCRFVISDRPVDETVRQSIGLEQVTWIASRARPFRRSPVGVLRFAGGWLAATSAARRRLLSERPLAVIATGGFVSAPEIVVARRMGLPTALVSLDATPGRAIRRMRRHADLLCSAYPTPLLPEAEVIGFPLRREVVLGLPAEEARRKLGLEPERRTLLVTAGSQGASTINRSIARALTHEGLGALLAEWQVLHHTGGKDEDELRQAYEAAGVRRRLVRYLNDMGQAWSAADLVVARPGASSVAEAWANRVPALFLPYPFHADEHQRHNAKPMVDAGGAVILRDRVESELNAKPLYDVVYSLIAEAGRLESMADSLGRSRPEDGAARVARWVLESAER from the coding sequence GTGAGCCGCAGCGTGATCCTGGCGGGAGGGGGCACCGGCGGGCACATTTATCCGAATGTGGCGATCGCCCAGCGGCTGCTGGAGCTTGACCCGGACCTGTTCTGCCGGTTCGTGATCAGCGACCGGCCGGTGGATGAGACGGTTCGGCAGAGCATCGGGCTGGAGCAGGTCACGTGGATCGCTTCACGGGCGCGTCCGTTTCGGCGGTCGCCTGTGGGCGTGTTGCGATTTGCGGGTGGCTGGTTGGCGGCGACTTCGGCGGCTCGTCGGCGTCTGCTTTCGGAGCGGCCGTTGGCGGTGATCGCGACGGGTGGTTTTGTGAGTGCGCCTGAGATCGTCGTTGCTCGGCGGATGGGTCTTCCGACGGCGTTGGTGAGTCTGGATGCGACGCCTGGCCGGGCGATCCGCCGGATGCGTCGTCACGCCGATCTGCTCTGTTCGGCTTATCCGACGCCTTTGCTTCCGGAGGCGGAGGTCATCGGGTTTCCGCTGCGCCGGGAGGTGGTTCTGGGCCTGCCTGCTGAGGAAGCGCGTCGGAAGCTGGGTCTGGAGCCTGAGCGCAGGACGCTTCTGGTGACCGCCGGCTCCCAGGGCGCGAGCACGATCAACCGCAGTATCGCACGGGCGTTGACGCACGAGGGGCTGGGGGCGTTGTTGGCCGAGTGGCAGGTTCTGCACCACACGGGCGGGAAGGACGAGGACGAGCTGCGTCAGGCTTACGAGGCCGCAGGCGTTCGTCGGCGGCTGGTCCGTTATCTGAATGACATGGGGCAGGCGTGGTCGGCGGCCGACCTGGTGGTGGCGCGTCCGGGTGCGAGTTCGGTCGCTGAGGCGTGGGCGAACCGCGTTCCCGCTCTTTTTCTGCCTTATCCCTTCCATGCGGATGAGCACCAGCGGCACAACGCCAAGCCGATGGTCGACGCGGGCGGGGCGGTGATCCTCCGGGATCGCGTTGAGTCTGAATTGAACGCAAAGCCATTGTATGATGTCGTTTATAGTTTGATCGCCGAGGCTGGTCGTCTGGAATCGATGGCTGATTCTCTGGGGCGATCACGGCCTGAGGATGGTGCGGCGCGGGTTGCCCGGTGGGTGCTTGAGTCTGCCGAGCGGTGA
- a CDS encoding flagellar hook-basal body complex protein, producing the protein MNYGLYLSTSGLLTNMYRQDVFANNLANVATTGFKPVVPEIMQRDPERIEDGFGPDVAHHLLERLGGGVLAAPQRVSFARGQAEETGRGLDVMLGEEDQFFAVEDVDAETGEAGFLLTRAGNFSINHLGELVTVNGRRVLNQGDRPIYLSESPNTEINDIGEIVQDGEVVDQIQVMRVTNKSEITMAGGNLMRLQDPEAREILAEPYVRSGYLETSGVNMFHALMRVTQATKSANSNSNMIRYHDMVMDRAVNTFGRVA; encoded by the coding sequence ATGAACTACGGCCTGTATCTCTCTACCTCAGGCCTCCTGACGAACATGTATCGTCAAGATGTCTTTGCCAACAACCTCGCGAACGTGGCCACCACGGGCTTCAAGCCGGTCGTTCCCGAGATCATGCAGCGTGATCCCGAGCGTATCGAGGATGGTTTCGGTCCCGATGTCGCTCATCATCTGCTCGAACGGCTGGGTGGCGGTGTGCTTGCGGCGCCGCAGCGTGTGTCGTTCGCACGCGGGCAGGCGGAGGAGACCGGTCGCGGTCTTGACGTGATGCTGGGCGAGGAGGATCAGTTCTTCGCCGTCGAGGACGTCGATGCGGAGACCGGCGAGGCGGGTTTTCTGCTGACGCGTGCCGGCAACTTCTCGATCAATCATCTTGGCGAGCTGGTGACGGTCAACGGGCGAAGGGTGCTGAATCAGGGTGACCGGCCGATCTACCTGAGCGAGTCGCCGAACACCGAGATCAACGACATCGGCGAGATTGTTCAGGACGGCGAGGTGGTCGACCAGATCCAGGTGATGCGTGTCACGAACAAGTCGGAGATCACGATGGCCGGCGGGAACCTGATGCGTCTTCAGGACCCTGAGGCGCGTGAGATTCTGGCCGAGCCTTACGTGCGTTCCGGCTATCTCGAGACCTCGGGGGTCAACATGTTCCACGCGTTGATGCGTGTGACCCAGGCGACGAAGTCGGCGAACAGCAATTCCAACATGATCCGCTACCACGACATGGTCATGGACCGCGCGGTCAACACCTTCGGCCGCGTGGCCTGA
- a CDS encoding FtsW/RodA/SpoVE family cell cycle protein, translating to MVRHGQIMQGAALGLLAIGWVMVHSAGVSLHSVSDEGASIGWLTSRHTLYALIAVAALLLAPMIDVRAIYRHHSWRNPLFWVVIASLALVVLTMVPGWGVRVNGATRWLRLLGVQFQPSELVKWTLLGALAWWGARRASVLSSVSLGLVPPLVLMAVSCGLIAPQDLGSAALIGVVAVAILLAAGARFWQVGLLAIVGVAGVVAMAVTTPYRFRRLTAFLDPWADPAGAGYHPIEAMTAFAHGGVWGTGLGNSVRKYYLPEDTTDFLFPILTEELGLLGAATVIVLLLIVLWAGYAVLRSCNDLFGRLFALGVLLTFGLQALMNLAVVTCLMPTKGIALPLLSAGGTGWIVTAFALGLVAGLDRGGRVVGVASEPELVVEPDPKPVARRRLPMRARRTRRDRAAIGGLVASVIEARSSERPS from the coding sequence ATGGTGCGTCACGGACAGATCATGCAAGGAGCGGCGTTGGGTCTGCTCGCGATCGGCTGGGTGATGGTTCACTCGGCGGGTGTTTCGCTGCACAGCGTTTCTGACGAGGGTGCGTCGATCGGCTGGTTGACATCGCGTCACACGTTGTACGCGTTGATTGCGGTGGCGGCGTTGCTGCTGGCTCCGATGATCGACGTGCGTGCGATCTACCGTCATCACTCGTGGCGGAATCCGCTGTTCTGGGTGGTGATCGCGTCGCTGGCGCTGGTGGTTCTGACGATGGTGCCGGGCTGGGGCGTGCGTGTGAACGGCGCTACCCGCTGGTTGCGGTTGCTGGGCGTTCAGTTTCAGCCGAGTGAGTTGGTGAAGTGGACGCTGCTGGGTGCGTTGGCGTGGTGGGGTGCTCGTCGCGCGAGTGTGCTCTCGAGTGTGAGTCTGGGGCTGGTTCCGCCGCTGGTTCTGATGGCGGTGAGTTGCGGGTTGATTGCGCCGCAGGACCTTGGGTCGGCGGCGCTGATCGGTGTGGTTGCGGTGGCGATTCTGCTGGCCGCGGGGGCGCGTTTCTGGCAGGTCGGGCTGCTGGCGATCGTGGGAGTGGCGGGGGTCGTGGCGATGGCGGTGACGACGCCTTACCGGTTTCGGCGTCTGACGGCGTTTCTGGATCCTTGGGCCGATCCGGCCGGCGCGGGGTACCACCCGATCGAGGCGATGACGGCGTTTGCGCATGGCGGCGTGTGGGGCACCGGTCTGGGCAATTCGGTGCGCAAGTACTACCTGCCGGAGGACACGACGGATTTTCTGTTCCCGATTCTGACCGAGGAGCTGGGGCTGCTGGGTGCCGCGACGGTCATTGTTCTGCTGCTGATCGTGCTCTGGGCGGGTTATGCGGTGCTGCGTTCGTGCAACGATCTGTTCGGGCGGCTGTTTGCGTTGGGTGTTTTGTTGACCTTCGGGTTACAGGCGCTGATGAATCTGGCGGTGGTGACCTGTCTGATGCCTACGAAGGGGATCGCGTTGCCGCTGCTATCGGCGGGCGGGACGGGCTGGATCGTGACGGCGTTCGCGTTGGGGCTGGTGGCGGGTCTGGACCGTGGCGGGAGGGTGGTCGGGGTGGCATCGGAGCCTGAGTTGGTCGTTGAGCCTGATCCGAAGCCTGTTGCGAGACGCCGGCTACCGATGCGTGCCCGTCGGACGCGTAGGGACCGAGCGGCGATCGGCGGGCTTGTGGCGAGCGTGATTGAGGCCCGTTCCAGCGAGCGACCGTCGTGA